A region of the Desulfobacter postgatei 2ac9 genome:
GATTTGTGGCATTGATGTATTTTTCTATCCCGTTGGCAATGGCGTTGCAGATGTCATTGCGGTAGGAAGCGGTCATCAGACGTTTGCATTCGGTTTTGTTGGAGATAAAAGATGTCTCAATGAGAATTGCAGGCATCCGCGCTCCGAGCAGTACATAGAACGGGGCCTGTTTAACCCCCAGATCACGGATATTGCTGTATCTTTTTTTCATGCCTGATATCATGGATTTGTGAACGTTACCGGCAAGTCGCGTGGATTCCTCTATCTTGGTATGCTTCATCAGATCATTGAGGATATAGGCCAGATCCGAGATGTTTTTTTCAGATGTGGCATTTTCTCTGGCAGCCACGGCAATGGACTGTTCATCAGTGGCAAGGTTTAAAATATAGGTTTCAATGCCGGACAGTTTTTTGTCGTTGGCAGCATTGCAGTGCATTGAAATAAACAGATCAGCCCGCTTGGTATTGGCAATGGCAGTTCGTTCCTCCAGGGTCAGTTTTTGGTCTGTGCTCCGGGTAAGCAAAACTTCACAGTTCAAGCGTTTGCGCAGTTTTTCTGCAAGATTTGTTGCCAGTTTAAGCACAATGTCCTTTTCCCATACGCCTCCAATATATCCTGGAGCACCAGGATCCTTGCCGCCGTGGCCGGGATCAATGACGATTTTTCTGACACCTAAAGCCAGCTGACGGGCAATGTCAGAGGATTTCAGATGGTCCGTGGTGATGCGGTCCGGCCTTTCATACACCGGCCTTTCATACACCGGCTTTTCATACATCGGCGTTTTATACACCGGCTTTTCATGCACCGGTTTTTTATACATCGGCGTTTTATACATCGGCTTTTCATGCACAAGGTTTTTCATCGGCGCGTTTTTAAGGGTAACCTCGTCCATGGGCACAGTGCCGTCTTTTCCCCACAGGTCAATGACAATGCGGAAAGGGTCTTTTAAAGAAAAAATCTTATAATTATCAAAATTTTTGATATCCACCACCACCCTGACGGTGTGGCAATCAAACTGTGCGGCCCGGGCCTGTTTAAGCAGATCATCGTTTATGGGGGTATGCTCCGGAATGTTCCGGCCAAGTTTTGCCTGTTCAATATCCACATACAATCTCTGGAAGGGGACGTTTAGGGCCGGGTCTTTGTTTAAAAGTTTATGGGTGAATTTTCGGTCTCTGTCTGCATTGATCACGACCCTGCTGTATTCCGGGTTGGACCAGAACCTTAAGTCCGTAACTGTTGTATCCTCTTTGGGAGGCGACGGGTTCGTATCATCCCGTTGGAGGGGCTCGAGACCGGAATCGGAAAGATTCTGTCTGTCCTTTTTTATAATATCCGACGGCTGCTGATATTCCCCTGTATCTGCAGCTTCAGCCTGGGCCAGCTTTTGCGTGTGATATTCTGTAATGGCCTCGTCATTGCGTGTCAACGCTTTTTGGGATTGTTTTGTTTTTACTTCACCGTTGTTTTGTCGGGGGCTTGAGGCGTTTGCTGCGGCAAGGGTTTTGGCGCGGGCACTGTAGGCACTTTGGGGATAAAATTTGTTGAGGCGGGCGATAAGATCATCGGCCTGCTGGTTCCAGTTGACATTGCCCGATTTTTTGGCCAGTTGTAAATAGAGTTCTGCGGCCTTATAAAGTCCGGCCGGTGCCCAGGAATCGCCGGGAAAATCCTGATGAATGGATTTGTATTTTTCAATACAGGCCAGCCAGGCCGTTACCTTATTTATATCCACTGCAGACCGTTTCAACTTTTTAAGACAGGTATCTGCTGTCAAGTACCTTTCTTTGGCCGTATCACCGGCAAGGGCTGTTCCCTTGCTCCAGGCAAGCAGGCAAAGGCAGGCCAGAATTGGAATAAAAACGGTGAATAAGCAATTAAACCGGATATTCATGCCTCAACCTTGAGCTTGAGTTCATTTAAAAAATTCAGGGCATCCAGGGGGGTCATTTGTGCAATATCCACGTTGTGCAGCATCTGGCGCAGATCATCGTCCGATGGACCGAACAGGTTCATCTGTCCACTGTTGCTTTGTTTTTTAGATCCTTTTTTCTTTTTGACGGGCACGGGCAAAGGCGCCGGTGTCATGGGGTGGTGTTCCGCAGACGCCAGAACTGATTTGGCAAGATCAATAATATCATCGGGAACCCCTGCCAGGCGGGCCACCTGGATGCCGTAACTGCGGTTGGTGCCTCCTTTGACCAGGCTGCGCAGAAACACAATATTGTCGTTGAACTCCTTGACTGCAATATTGTAATTTTTGATCCGGGGTTTGATCTCCTCAAGCTGGAGCAGCTCATGGTAATGGGTGGCAAAAAGGGTTTTTACCCCTTTACCATTCAAGTCATGCAGGTACTCGGCCACGGCCCAGGCAATGCTCATACCGTCGTAGGTGGATGTGCCCCTGCCGATTTCGTCAAGAATCACCAGGCTTTTTTCTGTGGCATTATTAACAATATTGGCGGTTTCTTCCATCTCAACCATGAAGGTGCTCTGCCCGGAGGAAAGGTTGTCCAGTGCCCCCACCCGGGTGAATATCCGATCAGTGATGCAGATGGAGGCACTCACTGCCGGCACAAAGGAACCCATCTGGGCCATGAGTACGGTTAAGGCCACCTGGCGAAGCACCGTGGATTTGCCTGCCATGTTTGGACCGGTGATCAGGATCTGCTGGCACTGGGTATCGTCCAGAAAAATGGAATTGGGTACATACCGCTCACCCTGGATAAGCTTTTCCACCACCGGATGCCTGCCGTCCTGAATGTCAATATGCCGGTCATCATTGATGTCAGGCTTTACATAGGCATTTTCAACGGCAGCCCTGGCAAGTCCCTGTACCACGTCCATTGCGGCAATAAATTGTGCCATGGTCAGGATATCCTTTGTCCGTTGGGCCACCTTCTCCCGGACCGTACAGAAAATTTCGTATTCCAGCGCGTTTCGGCGTTCCTGGGCATTGAATATGGTATCTTCCACCGCTTTCATCTCCTGGGTGATGAACCGCTCTGCATTGACAAGGGTCTGTTTCCGGATATAGTGATCCGGTACCTGGGCAGACTGGGCCTTTGAGACTTCAATGAAATACCCGAACACCTTATTGTATTTTATTTTAAGCGAAGAAAGCCCTGTGCTTTCCTTTTCCTTTTTTTCCGTTTTTGCAATCCAGGACTTTCCGTCCCTCGTGATAGATAAAAGTTCATCCAGCTCCGGGCTGTAGCCGTCGTTGATGAGGTTGCCTTCGTTGAGTACGTGTACGGCATCTTCCCGGATGGCTTTGCCGATCAATTGGGCCAGTTCTTCCAGGCCCTCAACCAGGGCCTGCTTTTCATCTGTGCCGGCACCATTGAGGCCGTCACCATTGAGAATCGGGCTTTCAAATATTTCGACCTCCTTGAACAAAACGGGCAGGACAGAAAGTGAATTCTTAAGAGAAAGCATGTCCCGGGCATTACCCTGGCCCATGGATATACGGGAGCCTAATCGCTCAAGATCATATACGGATTTAAGAAGATAGCCAAGTGTCTGGTGGGTGGATGGTGCGTCAATCAGCTCCTCTATGGCATGAAGGCGCTGCTGTATCAGGTCTTTATCCACCAGAGGATATCTGACCCACTGCTTGATCAGCCTGCCGCCCATGGCCGTGACGGTTTTGTCCAGAATTTGGATCAAAGAGCCTTTTGGACTCTGCGTCTGGATATTGGTCAGAAGTTCCAGGTTTTTGCAGGACCTGTCGTCAATGACCATGAAGTCATTGAGATTATATGGAATGACTTTATAAATATGACTGGTGTCCGACAACTGGGTGTCCCGGACATAGGAGATGGCGGCGCCTGCGGCGCATATACAGGCCTGCATGCGTTCAATGCCGAATCCTTCAAGGCTGCGGGTGGCAAATTGTTCCGTCAGAAGCTGCCGGGCATTGTCAGGCCGGAACGTATAGTTGTCCAGATATGTGATTTCAACGTGGGAAAAGGTTTTCCTGATGGCGGCCATGGCCGGATCGGATTTGAAGCTCTCCGGCAGCAGCACCTCCTTAGGGGACAGCTTTAAAGCCTCGTCTAAAAGGGCGTAGGGGATGGTGCCCGAGGTGCGTTTTACCTGGCAGGTGGTAAAACTGCCCGTGGAGATGTCTATGCAGGCAAGACCGGCGTGTTCGGGCGTTTTGGAAATCGCCACCAGAAAGTTGTTTGTTTCCCGGTCCAAAAGGGAATCATTGAGGATCATGCCCGGGGTGATGACCCGGATAATCTCCCGTTTAACAAGCCCCTTGGCCTGGGCCGGATCCTCCACCTGCTCACACACCGCAACCTTGCAGCCCTTTTCAATGAGTTTGGCAATATAAAGATCGGCTGCCTTGTAAGGTACGCCGCACATGGGAACGGGGTCCGGGTCGTTTTTATTCCGGGATGTCAGCGCGATTTCAAGGATACCGGCCGCCTTGACCGCATCCTCAAGAAACATTTCATAAAAGTCCCCCATCCGGTAAAAAAGTATGGCGTCCTGACAGGTTTCTTTGATGGCCAGATATTGGGCCATCATGGGTGTTTGTTTCTTTTCGACCATGGATGTTCAAAGTGGGGGAGCTTCAGTCCTTTTTCTTTTCCTCTGTTGCAGCCTGTTCTTTATCTTTACGGGCTTCTTCTTCCAGGTGTTTTTTGATGTAAGGATCATGAATAAATATGTCAAGACGTGTCTGGAGAGAATTGATTTCTCCTTTCATACTTTCAATCCGTTCGTCTCTGGTTCTAACCTGACGGCGCAGGCGAAAGGCTGCGATAAGTCCGCGAATCCCGGTGATCAAAAGACCTAAGACCAGGCAGAGCACCCAATAGCCCCAGTTGGGAAGTTCCATGACCTTGTAGTTCAGGGATGCTACTTTGAAGTCAATGTAGAGCGGTGTACCTGTCAGAAAGTAACCTTGGTTCTGAATGCCGAAAAGGGCCAGAAGCACCAGGAAAATTATGAATAATATAATTTTAAAAATTTTCATTTGTTCTCTCCGTTATAAATTTTGAGTATATCCCTACAAAATTGACGGTGACTATAGATCAAAATTAGTTATTTATCAATTCTTCTTTTGGTTTGCAACGGTTTGAACAGTGAATGTTCAGCTTTTTATAGATAAATTTACAGCTAATTTTTTATCTTTTAACTTATGGCGTCTCCGGTTGTAAGAGATTAACCCTGGGGGCTTCATTTTTTTCAAGGTCAATAATGGCCCCTGATCCTGGGCCTGCTATGGCGCAGTTAACCACAGTACTTTCATGCAGGAGGCTAAGCCCAAAGTCTTCGTGGATATGGCCGCAAAGCACAAGACTCGGGGATGCAGCTTGGATAAATCGGGCCAGATTCCGGCTGCCGGCATGGATTTTTTTGCACATACGGTCACACGTCCCTTTTGGCGGTGTATGGACCACAAAAATCGTGTCCGGCTCCATGGGGCAGGGCAGGGCGGCAAGCCGTTTTTTTTCATTCAGGCCGACTCTGTTGGCAAAGGGCAAAGACAGAGTCCCTGAAGTCCCAACAAAAGAAAAGCCTTCGATCTGAAGAGGCGTTTCGGTCAACAGCGTGATGTTCGCTGCTTGTTTTACCCGGGGTTCAATGCGCTTTAAGTCCGTATTTCCCCGGACCACCAGTACAGGAACCGGCAGACTGTCAAGTTGGGAAAGGACGGTGGACCAGTTGAAAAAATGGGTCATATCCCCGGGGACAACTATTAACTGCGGCTCGTAAAGGTCTAAAATTTTGTAAATGGTTTCCATATGTTGGGATTTGCCGTGGATGTCGGCAACTGCATATATGCGCATCAATCCTCCCTCAAGGGGCTGTCAGTGTAAGTAAAAGTAGTACCTGCTTTAGGCGTTATATGCGATTTTGCCTGCAATCACAACCTTGTTTACAAGGCTTATGCCCACCTGGTAGCTCAGGTCTGCCGGTGCATCAATATCCCACACCACAAAGTCGGCATCTTTTCCTGTTTCCAGGCTGCCTTTGCGTTTGTCAAGGCCCAGGGCTTTTGCCCCGTTGATGGTGGCTCCGGCAAGAGCCTGTTCACAGGTCAGTCCGAACAGTATACAGCCCATATTCATCACAGCGGTCATGTCATACACCGGGCTTGTGCCCGGATTCAGGTCCGTGGCCACAGCCATGGGTATTTCAAGGCGGATAAGATCTTCCACCGGCGGTTTCCGGGTCTCTTTAAGCATGTAAAAGGCGCCCGGTAAAAGGACGGCAATGACACCTGCATGGGCCATGGCCTTTGCGCCCTCAAGGGAAAGGTATTCCAGGTGGTCACAGGACAGCGCCTTGAACTGCGCGGCAAGGGTCGCGCCTCCCGAATCGGAGAGCTGTTCTGCATGGAGTTTGACCGGCAGACCTAACGCTGTGGCTGCGGCAAACAGCTGTTTTGTCTGCTCTGGGGAAAAAGCGATTGATTCGCAGAATACATCCACTGCACAGGCAATGCCCTGGCTTTTGATTCTGGGCAGCATGGTGTTGATGATCAGGTCCACATAGTCGTCAGCCCGGCCTTTGTATTCCGGGGGCAGGGCATGTGCCCCGAGAAAAGTGGGGGAAACATGCAACGGAAAGCATTGGTCCAGACGCTGCGCAACAGCCAGCATTTTCAGTTCATTTTCAAGATCCAGTCCATATCCGGACTTAATCTCCACACAGGTGGTGCCCCGGCTTAGAAAATGGCTGATGCGCCGGGATGCGATGTTAAACAGCTCGTCTTCAGACGCCCCACGCACAGCTGCAACCGTGGCGGCAATCCCACCGCCCTGTTTTGCAATATCTTCGTAACTTGCGCCGGACAGCCGCATCTCAAATTCATTGGACCTGGAACCGGCCCAGATCAGATGGGTATGACAGTCGACAAATCCGGGAAGAATCCACTTGCCTGAACAGTCAATGATCTCATCGGCAATGGCCGAAGATGAGGCCTGAAGTCTGTCAGAGGAACCGATCCACTGGATTTTTCCTTTGGTCACCCCGATGGCGCCGTCTTTGATGATGTTGTAGCGGCCCCGGGCCATGGTGGCAATATCTGCATGAGCAAATAGGATATCCCAGTATCCCTGTGCATTGGTCATAGGTCTCTTTCTCTTATGAATGTTGACATGGCATCGGCAATTTTATACTGCTTGTCTATACAATGTGGTCGTGTCGCGTCAAGCAATTAGTCAACGCCCCCTCCTGATTCTGTGATTCAGGAAGGGGCTCGTTGATAAATATAAGGGAATAAGAAATGACGAATGGTCCTGTTCAGCTCAATGGGCAGAATTTTACCCTTGGCCAATTGGTTGATATTGCCCGTAACGGCAGAGCCGTTGCGGTGTCCGTAAATTCCGAAGCCCGGATTAAAAAAGCACGGAACCTGGTGGAGCATTGGGTAAAAAAGGGCACGCGCATTTATGGTGTGACCACGGGATTCGGGGCGTTGTCCGATGTTACCATCTCATTTGAGGATACAAAAACCTTGCAGCGCAATATTCTTTTATCCCATGCGGCAGGTGTGGGCAACTGCATGGCGGATGATGTGGTCAGGGCCATGATGGCCTTGCGGATCAATGATTTCTGCAGGGGAAATTCCGGGCTGCGTCTTGAAACCATTCAAACCCTTGCCCATCTCCTCAATGCCGGTATTATTCCTGTGGTGCCTGAAAAAGGGTCGGTGGGGGCCAGCGGCGATCTTGTGCCCATGGCCCATCTCTCCCTGGTGCTGATCGGCGAAGGAGAAGCCTTTGTGGACGGGGTGCGCATGCCCGGGGCACAAGCCCTGGCGGCAAAAAATATTGAACCTCTGGAACTTGATGCAGGGGAAGGGCTTGCCCTGATCAACGGTACCCAGTTCATGCTTGCTTTGGGCTGCCTTGCCCTTCATGATGCATTAAATCTTTGCAAACATGCTGACATTGCCGCTTCCATGAGTCTTGAAACCCTGATGGGCACACGAACCGCCTTTGATCCCAGAATTCATAATGCCCGGCCCCATTTAGGACAGATGAAAGCTGCCTCCGATATGATGAAAATCACCCAGAATTCCGAAATCATATCTTCCCACAGCGACTGTTCAAGGGTCCAGGATGCCTATACCCTGAGGTGTTCCCCCCAGGTCCATGGGGCATCCTGGGATGCGTTCGGTTATGTGGAACGGGTGATCCGGGTGGAGATGAACTCCTCTACAGAAAATCCGCTGATTTTTCCGGAATCCGGCGAGTTCCTTTCCGGGGGTAACTTCCACGGCCAGCCGTTGGCCCTGGCCTGTGATTTTTTAGGCATTGCCATTGCAGAGCTTGCCAATATCTCCGAACGCCGGGTTGAGCGCCTGGTCAATCCGCAGCTCTCGGGCCTGCCTGCCTTTTTGGTTAAGGACACGGGGCTCAATTCCGGATTCATGATTGCTCAGTATGTGGCGGCCTCCCTGGTCTCTGAGAATAAGATTCTTGCACACCCGGCTTGTGTGGACTCCATTCCCACCTCCGCCAACAAGGAGGATCATGTCTCCATGGGCGCCATTGCGGCGCGCAAATGTCGGGATATCGTGGAAAATACTGAGCAGGTTATTGCCATTGAGCTTTTATGCGGAGCCCAGGCCATTGATATGTTCACCAATCTTAAAGCCGGCAAAGGCACCATGGCTGCATATCAAACCATCCGCAGCAAGGTGACCTGCATGACAAAGGACCGATTTTTGTCAGCAGATATTGCCGCTGTTCGAAAGCTTTTGCACAGCGGCCGGATTGTTAAGGCTGTGGAGAATGCCGTAGGCAGACTCTACTAGATAGTACACCAATTACAAAATAACCGTTCTATTCCCGTGCAGGAATATCCGTCTTTCGGCGTACATTTCAATAGCGCGGGCCAGCACTCTGGCCTCCGTGTCCTGCCCCCGGATTTGCAGCTTTTTCGGGCAATCCCGGTGATCGATACGCATGACGTCTTGTTCTATAATCGGCCCTTCATCAAGATTTCTTGTAACAAAATGCGCGGTCGCTCCGATAAGCTTCAC
Encoded here:
- a CDS encoding metallophosphoesterase family protein; protein product: MRIYAVADIHGKSQHMETIYKILDLYEPQLIVVPGDMTHFFNWSTVLSQLDSLPVPVLVVRGNTDLKRIEPRVKQAANITLLTETPLQIEGFSFVGTSGTLSLPFANRVGLNEKKRLAALPCPMEPDTIFVVHTPPKGTCDRMCKKIHAGSRNLARFIQAASPSLVLCGHIHEDFGLSLLHESTVVNCAIAGPGSGAIIDLEKNEAPRVNLLQPETP
- a CDS encoding N-acetylmuramoyl-L-alanine amidase, which encodes MNIRFNCLFTVFIPILACLCLLAWSKGTALAGDTAKERYLTADTCLKKLKRSAVDINKVTAWLACIEKYKSIHQDFPGDSWAPAGLYKAAELYLQLAKKSGNVNWNQQADDLIARLNKFYPQSAYSARAKTLAAANASSPRQNNGEVKTKQSQKALTRNDEAITEYHTQKLAQAEAADTGEYQQPSDIIKKDRQNLSDSGLEPLQRDDTNPSPPKEDTTVTDLRFWSNPEYSRVVINADRDRKFTHKLLNKDPALNVPFQRLYVDIEQAKLGRNIPEHTPINDDLLKQARAAQFDCHTVRVVVDIKNFDNYKIFSLKDPFRIVIDLWGKDGTVPMDEVTLKNAPMKNLVHEKPMYKTPMYKKPVHEKPVYKTPMYEKPVYERPVYERPDRITTDHLKSSDIARQLALGVRKIVIDPGHGGKDPGAPGYIGGVWEKDIVLKLATNLAEKLRKRLNCEVLLTRSTDQKLTLEERTAIANTKRADLFISMHCNAANDKKLSGIETYILNLATDEQSIAVAARENATSEKNISDLAYILNDLMKHTKIEESTRLAGNVHKSMISGMKKRYSNIRDLGVKQAPFYVLLGARMPAILIETSFISNKTECKRLMTASYRNDICNAIANGIEKYINATNPKHR
- the hutH gene encoding histidine ammonia-lyase, whose protein sequence is MTNGPVQLNGQNFTLGQLVDIARNGRAVAVSVNSEARIKKARNLVEHWVKKGTRIYGVTTGFGALSDVTISFEDTKTLQRNILLSHAAGVGNCMADDVVRAMMALRINDFCRGNSGLRLETIQTLAHLLNAGIIPVVPEKGSVGASGDLVPMAHLSLVLIGEGEAFVDGVRMPGAQALAAKNIEPLELDAGEGLALINGTQFMLALGCLALHDALNLCKHADIAASMSLETLMGTRTAFDPRIHNARPHLGQMKAASDMMKITQNSEIISSHSDCSRVQDAYTLRCSPQVHGASWDAFGYVERVIRVEMNSSTENPLIFPESGEFLSGGNFHGQPLALACDFLGIAIAELANISERRVERLVNPQLSGLPAFLVKDTGLNSGFMIAQYVAASLVSENKILAHPACVDSIPTSANKEDHVSMGAIAARKCRDIVENTEQVIAIELLCGAQAIDMFTNLKAGKGTMAAYQTIRSKVTCMTKDRFLSADIAAVRKLLHSGRIVKAVENAVGRLY
- the hutI gene encoding imidazolonepropionase; this translates as MTNAQGYWDILFAHADIATMARGRYNIIKDGAIGVTKGKIQWIGSSDRLQASSSAIADEIIDCSGKWILPGFVDCHTHLIWAGSRSNEFEMRLSGASYEDIAKQGGGIAATVAAVRGASEDELFNIASRRISHFLSRGTTCVEIKSGYGLDLENELKMLAVAQRLDQCFPLHVSPTFLGAHALPPEYKGRADDYVDLIINTMLPRIKSQGIACAVDVFCESIAFSPEQTKQLFAAATALGLPVKLHAEQLSDSGGATLAAQFKALSCDHLEYLSLEGAKAMAHAGVIAVLLPGAFYMLKETRKPPVEDLIRLEIPMAVATDLNPGTSPVYDMTAVMNMGCILFGLTCEQALAGATINGAKALGLDKRKGSLETGKDADFVVWDIDAPADLSYQVGISLVNKVVIAGKIAYNA
- the mutS gene encoding DNA mismatch repair protein MutS, which codes for MVEKKQTPMMAQYLAIKETCQDAILFYRMGDFYEMFLEDAVKAAGILEIALTSRNKNDPDPVPMCGVPYKAADLYIAKLIEKGCKVAVCEQVEDPAQAKGLVKREIIRVITPGMILNDSLLDRETNNFLVAISKTPEHAGLACIDISTGSFTTCQVKRTSGTIPYALLDEALKLSPKEVLLPESFKSDPAMAAIRKTFSHVEITYLDNYTFRPDNARQLLTEQFATRSLEGFGIERMQACICAAGAAISYVRDTQLSDTSHIYKVIPYNLNDFMVIDDRSCKNLELLTNIQTQSPKGSLIQILDKTVTAMGGRLIKQWVRYPLVDKDLIQQRLHAIEELIDAPSTHQTLGYLLKSVYDLERLGSRISMGQGNARDMLSLKNSLSVLPVLFKEVEIFESPILNGDGLNGAGTDEKQALVEGLEELAQLIGKAIREDAVHVLNEGNLINDGYSPELDELLSITRDGKSWIAKTEKKEKESTGLSSLKIKYNKVFGYFIEVSKAQSAQVPDHYIRKQTLVNAERFITQEMKAVEDTIFNAQERRNALEYEIFCTVREKVAQRTKDILTMAQFIAAMDVVQGLARAAVENAYVKPDINDDRHIDIQDGRHPVVEKLIQGERYVPNSIFLDDTQCQQILITGPNMAGKSTVLRQVALTVLMAQMGSFVPAVSASICITDRIFTRVGALDNLSSGQSTFMVEMEETANIVNNATEKSLVILDEIGRGTSTYDGMSIAWAVAEYLHDLNGKGVKTLFATHYHELLQLEEIKPRIKNYNIAVKEFNDNIVFLRSLVKGGTNRSYGIQVARLAGVPDDIIDLAKSVLASAEHHPMTPAPLPVPVKKKKGSKKQSNSGQMNLFGPSDDDLRQMLHNVDIAQMTPLDALNFLNELKLKVEA